The DNA region TGTCAGGCAGATACTGCGTGCAGGTGCAGATAAGGTATCCATCAACACTTCTGCGGTAAAGAACCCTCAGCTTATCAAAGAGGCTTCCGATATATTTGGGTCCCAGTGCATTGTGACAGCTATCGACTGCAGACGCAATCCGGATGTTGAGAACAATCAGGACAAGACAATTCTCGAGCTTGAGGATGGAACTCCTGTATGGTATGAAGTTGTGATCTATGGTGGTCGCAAACCCACAGGCCTGGATGCTGTCCAATGGGCGAAGAAGGTCGAGGAGCTTGGCTCCGGCGAGATTCTGCTGACAAGTATGGACCGTGACGGCACCTATGATGGTTTTGATATTCCTATCACAAGGAAGCTTTCAGAAGAGCTGGAGATCCCTATCATCGCCTCTGGTGGCGTCGGGAAACCTGAGCACATGTATGGAGGTTTCATTGATGGTAAGGCCGATGCCGGACTTGCTGCAAGTATCTTCCACTTCGGGGAGTTCACTGTGCGTGATGTGAAAGAAGCACTGAAGAAAAAGGACATACCTGTCAGGCTTTGATCGCATTTTATCCTGATAACATTTAAGGAGCTGACAATATGGAGATCTCAGAATTCCAGAAACTGATGTACGATCTGTACGCACACAATGATAAACGTAGAGGAGCTGCTGCCACCACTCTCTGGCTGGTCGAAGAGATCGGGGAACTGGCAGAGGCAGTTCGCAGGGAGGACATGGAAAACCTGAGGGAAGAGCTTGCAGATTGTTTTGCCTGGATAGGCGCTTTGGCAAACCTCTTTGATATCGACCTCGAGGAAGCATTCCTGGAGAAGTATCCGCTTGTCTGTCCTACATGCGGAAAGAACCCATGCATTTGTACTGACTGATCTTTGAGATGGAGTCTTTTGGTTCCATCCATTTTTTATTTCTACGGATTTGTTCAAAAAGTCTCATTATAGCTTAAAGATCTAAAAAATAAAGAAGATAAAGGAAGAATCTCAGTTCTTCCTTTTCCGGAACAGACAGACAAATTCCAAAATAAACACAGATGCGAGCATAGTAAATCCTGGGATACCTTTTGCTTCACTTGCAGGAAGCTCCTCTCCTGAGGATTCAGTATTATTAACAGTACTGAGCTTTCCATCTGCTGGATCCGTATTGTCTGTTAAAGGTTTATCATCCATATCCGCTGCAATAGCAAATGGTGAGAAGCCAGGGGTTTTAGCCTCAAAGTAAATATATCCCTCATCTTCATCGACCCTGGTTGTAGAAAGCCGGGTCCATTCTCCCTCACTATAATGGTATAATGAAATGGCAGATGTCTCAATTCCATTTTCTGAGAGCCATTGCTTACTTACCCTGAAGCCTATGACAGCATCTTCTATCTTATCATCACCAAATGCAGCATTACCGACCCAGATGTTCATGTTCTGATACACGATGCCCGGAGCCTGTGAATCTACAAGCTTTGAAGTATCTTTTAAGACCTCAATAAGTGTGCTGATCTGACCTGCATTGGCTACTCCCTTAAACTGAACATAACCGATGTGGCATTTTTCTTCATTGAATTCGTATCTGGACAACTCTCCTGCAACAACATTAGAAGCTGCAGCATCTTTCACAAGAA from Methanococcoides methylutens includes:
- the hisF gene encoding imidazole glycerol phosphate synthase subunit HisF; its protein translation is MLTKRIIPCLDVTLDSEGGTVVKGVEFVDLKKAGDPVDLAKRYNEQGADELVFLDITASHEGRSTMIDVIERTANEVFIPLTVGGGINSVEDVRQILRAGADKVSINTSAVKNPQLIKEASDIFGSQCIVTAIDCRRNPDVENNQDKTILELEDGTPVWYEVVIYGGRKPTGLDAVQWAKKVEELGSGEILLTSMDRDGTYDGFDIPITRKLSEELEIPIIASGGVGKPEHMYGGFIDGKADAGLAASIFHFGEFTVRDVKEALKKKDIPVRL
- a CDS encoding MazG nucleotide pyrophosphohydrolase domain-containing protein, with amino-acid sequence MEISEFQKLMYDLYAHNDKRRGAAATTLWLVEEIGELAEAVRREDMENLREELADCFAWIGALANLFDIDLEEAFLEKYPLVCPTCGKNPCICTD